TTTTTTAGACAAAATGATTTTTTTTAAAAAGAAATTAATCTAAATACATGATGTAATCTATAAAGAAACTAATACTTTAGAAGTTTTATTGCATGTATAAATCGTATGGAATATATCCATGATTAAAGTGTGATTATACTAAATCTAAAATCTTATATATAGGAAGTTAAAACATACTTTAGAAGAACGGATAAAAGAAACTAGATAGTAAATAAAATCTACATAACATAATATAAAAAGTTATATGGGGGTATAGAGTTGACTAAAGAATATAGTTTTGAAGTGGCTGGACATAGAAGCATATATACTAAAAATTATAGTAATAGGAAGATTAAAGTATATTTTGTATACCTGATTTAGATGCTAATTTAGAAACTTGAATGGTATTGTTAATTTCTGGTTTTGGAGGACATGCAAATTCAAATGTATATAAAAAGATGAGAAAAGAGTTTGCAGATAAATATAATATGGTTACTGTTCAATGTGATTATTTTGGATGGGGATTTATGCAAGAAGAAAAAAATATACATTTCTTTGATTATGATAAGAACGAATTAAAAAAAATTTTTTTCATCTGAAGATATAGAATATATTTATGAATCTAGAAAATCTGAGGTGAGTAGATTTTTGGAGATATCCAGTAAATATAATTTAAGTATAGATTGTAAAGCTGATTTATTTGATGAAAACTTAAATAACTTTAATGATATGGGAGCGGTTCAAGCTCTAGATAATATTACAGCTTTATTAAGAGTTATAGCTATATTATATAATAATAGGTACAAGTTTAATGCAAAAAAGATAATTATATATGATCATTCTTATGGTGCATATTTAGCTTATTTATATAATGTTTTTGCACCAACTGTATTTTCGTTGATAATAGATAATTCAGATTGGATATATCCAATGTATCTTAAAAATGATAGACAGACTTTTGCGAGTATGA
The window above is part of the Tepidibacter aestuarii genome. Proteins encoded here:
- a CDS encoding DUF2920 family protein gives rise to the protein MSRFLEISSKYNLSIDCKADLFDENLNNFNDMGAVQALDNITALLRVIAILYNNRYKFNAKKIIIYDHSYGAYLAYLYNVFAPTVFSLIIDNSDWIYPMYLKNDRQTFASMKNYILNIKLEYLAKKLDIDKEMLYLPYL